Part of the Betta splendens chromosome 17, fBetSpl5.4, whole genome shotgun sequence genome, AAATActaacacttttttttaaattaagtaTATAAAATGTCTGtgcatctctgctggaaaaAGTGTCTTCTGTGTAAAATGgcaatatgaaaaaaacaaagatataCTTTAAAATCATAAGAAAATCAAAGTCGAGAACATtgcataaatataaatattttaaacatggGATTAGACCTTTAATTGATCACTAACCACAACAGAGcaatgatggaggaggacatATAAAAATAAGAGGTTTGTCATTTACATATAACTGGATATTAATAACTGTGTCAGTTAAAGATATACAAATCTGATAGTTGACATTTTTAACCTTCAGCTTGAAAACATCCCACATGGAGCTAGCGCTGTGCTAGCTAGTTAATTTACGGATGCCTTTTATCCCGTCTGCTCGTTGAGCCGAGGTTCCCTTTGTTCGGACACAGAATCAATGACACATTCCAAGAAAGGAAGGGGACTATTTGAAGTAACGCGGGCTATCGGGGGAATGTTTTGTGTATTAAAAAAGTTGGCCGAGGGGCCCGATGGTTAGCGTGAATGAGGCGCGTGCACGGCTGTAGCCCAGGCCAGGTCGCTGACCGTCGGACCCACACCCCCCCACCAGGAGGAAAACATGACAACAATACCTCATTCGGTCACCTCCGCTTCAACAACTAAGTCCTACGACAAAAAAGTTAATATGAACGTCCGCCGTTatcccgctccctcgctcgtctaaatatatttaaaatgcgTGTCGCTAAAAAAAACTTGCGGGGCTCGCGTCTCCTTCAGAAAATAACAAACTGCTCGTTTTCCCCCAGCACGTTCGCCATTTTGGTTTCCCGCTGATGATCAGGgagtgcattgtgggaagcgCTTAAACGCCTGCTGCTGGTCGCCTCGCCGCTACGCTCGCCTTTTTTCATACATTTGAAATTGTAGGCAGGGCATTAGCCAAGATCAGCACATCCGCCCCTTAAAGAAGCAAAAGTTGGGTTTGCTGGGAGTCTAACAAATCGCCTTTGTTGTGTTAGGCGGAGTTATATCGAACACGTCGCCACTGATGTTACTTACGGCCGGACATTTATGTTTACGTCACAAGGTTAAACTATATTGTTGAGTATTTCTCTTAATTTTGATCACCGGCTGGAGTCACGTCGCGTGGATTTGAAAGGTCATTTTAAATGTAGATGCGATGACCGGAAGTTGTGCCTGGCGTTGTGGTGCCATTAGCGCGCGgcggcttttattgtgaaacacgATCACACCTTTGCAGTGCCGTCAAGCAGCCGCTCATAACACAATAAGTCGGTGACACCCCGCGGGTTTTCTGGCACTTTGACACTCCGTGCAGCTGACGAGCCGAAACCCTCCGCTGGTAGACGCTCGCGCTGCGCCTGCGCCCTGAACCCTCTCCAGCCTCAGATATGTTGCCTTGCTTGAAatcgagcagctgctgcaaagaAGAGCGGAGGCGCAGGCGAAGTGCAGCATCGGAGCGATCGGCGCGGACGAGGCAGACCGAGGATCGGCGGCTCGGGAGCGGACTGGCGCTGGGATCGGGCGGCATGGATCCATCTTCGCCTGTGCGCGAGAGAAACGGCTTGTTCTAAGCGGGCGGCGCTTTCCCCCGTGCATTGTGGATGATCTCTCCCAGTCAGCCCCGCGTATTGAGATGATCTATTTTTGTGATGGCGAAGGGTTTGATTCCACGCGCCTGGGTGAAAAAGTCCTTCTACTTCCAGGTAATAGAACTGATCGACGCGTCCGTAAACCCGGGTTACGCCGTGGATACTGTGGGTCGCGTTAAGGCTGCGTTGGAGACGTCGCGGAGTCACAGCGGGCTGACAGCTGGCTGTGGACGCGTTCCTCCTCTGGCCGCTCCAGGCGTGTAAAATACCTGAGGAATGTGACTGTCGATGAACGGCCGCCGGTGTTTgtgctgacacagcttctgctACAGGCACGCACGAGAGTGTGTCCAAGGTGAAGGGAAAGTGCGGGGATCCAGGCCACGGCTCGTCCTAATCAGGGTCCATTCCTCACCTCCCGTTTAAGACCTTTACTCCCATGTGTTTCATCACCTTCCTTCGTGGTTCTAGTGCTTTTGCTTGGTCTGATTCTGTTCCCACTGACCTCCCGGAGCACAGGCGCGCTTGCAAACTGGAGAGAATAGAGGGTTTTGCATTGACTTTAGGGATCAGTAAACAAACTAGCTGACGCCACTCATTTTAAAGAAGTGAAGCCTTCTTCTTTACATTTAGGTGAAACGGCAACGCAGCAAACTGGTCAAACATGTTTGTACCAGTAAGAAGCTTCTCATAATGGGGCTGCTGGACTTGAGGAAGTTATTTGAGGGTTTGGGAACTGGTCCTTCTTTCTTCAGCTGATGTGTCAATGTTAAGGTTATTCAGTAATCATAGGAATAGGCCCGTTGTCTGGAAAACATCCAACGCTTAAACTGTACATGATGCAGCTACAAACGCTTTTAGATGTCTATGAGGCTCACATCAAAGACAGTTTCAGAAGGGGTGAATCACTGTTTCCTGCATTGAAACCCACACTGCAGTCATAGCCTGTAACCTTACAACCCTTTAACCTGTGCTCTCGTTTCTGGGCCGATTTAATTCACCCTGGGATGACGTCATCTATTTCTGTTTGTCCCCTGAAGAGTCCCGGTGAACTTTACAGAGTGGAAAATGACGGAGGTTTCCAATTCCAGCGTGAAAACCCGATGGCAGCTCTGACAGCAACAGGCTGCGCCATCAACTATATATGAAGACGTGATACTGCAGCTCTTTTGTTACTGGATTATAACGGTCAATACTTGATGAGGGTTAATGCTGCGTAACAGAATCTAACTGCTGACAGCTGGTGACCCTGCAGTTCATGTCAATTCATTTGACACTCAGGTTTGCTGATTAAACATTTCCATGTGTGTAAACGGACCATTTCTGGTGCATATTTGCTCTGTAGGTTTGCATGACAGCATTAGCATATAATTAATGTGTAATCTTCATAGTACTGAACTCTTTGCATGGTTTATCTGATGGTATTTCGGCCcagacagaaagaggagacGCTGTCAGGGTGCATATAAGTAAATGAGGGATTAAACTCTTTGCTGCTTGGGTTTCACTTCTTCTACTTGAAGGTTTCAGTACTTGTCTGAACAAACACCAAATGTACACATACACGGTAATTCAAAGTCACTTGTTTGTCTATTGCGTGTGAGTGGTTTATGTTCCTTCCCAGGAGGCCCCGGTCCCAATGCTTCTCTCCAGGACGTTGTTAACGCAGCCTCCTGCCTCCAAAAGACACTTTGGTGAAATGCAGCGGCAGAAATGTGAGGCAGGAAATGAATACTTATTTCTGTATCCTCCCTTTGCTTCTCTTTAAAGTCTGTAGTTCACAGTGGTGCAACCAGATTGTGTGGAAACGCCCTGGATCTAATTATGGTTTGATCATTTCGAAACTCCTTCAAATGATTTTGTTAATTAGACCGGGTTGTGTAAATGTGGATCCGATGCTGTGGTTCCGTCTGCACGTTTTACGGCACAGAACAGAGAGCTGCTCCGCGCTTTGTACTGTTTACACAGTACAGCCACGACACCGCGTCAGACATAAAAAGGCTTGTGACCCGGTTCCGGCCGCAGTGGGTGCATGTTTTGTTGGGATCTGGAAGCGGTTCCGAAGCAGAATGGAGAATCGCAGCactctgccaaaatacacacaacataAGCTGGGTCTTTTTGCGATCAGAGCGAGAATCACAAGTCACTTCATCCTCCCAAGTGCAATTACTGTAGAGACCTTGGAGAAGAAATGACTGCGATTTTGTTTGGGCTGAACTCAAGACAATAAGTTTGACCCAAAGTCTGAACCCGCTTCTAGAAGTTCAAGGCTCTGGAAAGGTCTCCGTCTCCACTTATAATTCTATAGAGTTTTATAGTGTAAAGTCAACCTTGCATTGCGACGGGCCATCGCCGTGAGTGAACAAGCTCTAATTCACCTCATTATCCTCAGGCAGTTCATCCACCACCGCCATCACCCCTTGGCTTGCTTTATATAACGACGCCTCTGGATTTTACCACAGCGACtgtcacagaaacaacacagatgTCGGTCAAGTGACCCATCAATCGCAGTAATCAGATTTTTTTCCCAGCCATAATCCAAACAGCTTGTCACACCAGAACAGCTTGACGCGCATCTCCAGAAGCGTTTCGCCGGCTTAACGAGCACATAGCGATTAATGAGCCCGTGTAGTGATATGGGCtggtcccagctgtcactggggcCATCAGCGCCGATGCGAGCGCTCCTCCACGTGCGCGGCCCGCGTAGCGTGTCTCCATATAATAACCTTCGGCCTCCGTTTCTCCCTCCAAGGCTCGGATCTCCTTCGTCCGGGTCAAGTACCTGTTCCTCACCTGGCTGGCCGTGCTGGTGGGCAGCTGGGTCCTCTACGTGCAGTACTCGGTCTACAGCGAACTGTGCAGAGGACACGAGTGCAAGAACGCCATTGTGAGCATTTATCTCTCATCAAGTGTTTGTCGCGGAGCTGACGTGTGTCTACGAGGCTGAGAAGAACAGATCATATGACTGACTTTCACTGTGTGTGAAATACATACTTCCCTTTTCCTCCGAATGTcacactcgtgtgtgtgtgtgtgtgtgtgtgtgttgtgttgctccTGCAGTGTGATAAATACCGGCGCGGGATCATCGATGGatccgcctgcagcagcctctgcgACAAAGAAACACTCTACATGGGCAGGTGTCTGTCAACGCTGCCCAACAACCAGGTAGGACgcacagtgtgtgcgtgcgatcCAGCGACTGAGGCCCGACTCTGACTGGATCACACGCATGGCCAGGTTTACACAGGCAGCTGGGGAGACCGTGACGGCATCGTCCGCTGTAACCTGGGGGAGGTGGTGCACTACGAGCTGGGcgaggagccggagccgcggAGGGAGACCCCGGCGTTCGACAAACCCACCAGAGGCACCTCCGTGGAGAAGTTCCGGGAGATGGTCCTGAACCACCTCAAGGTGAGGCAGCACGGGTCGGACGCGGCCCGATGCGCGCGGCCGCCGCTCTAAAGCCCTGCGTTTGTCTCCGCCTCCCAGTCCAAGCTCGGGGAGCAGGCCAACCTCGGCGGCTTCGTCAGCCAGGTGCTGTCCGTCGCCGACGGCAACCGGGACGGACAGGTGTCTCTGCCCGAGGCCCGCTCCACGTGGGCCCTGCTGCAGATGGACGAGGTAACGGAGGGGACGGGGCTCCACGCGCGGCGCCCCGGTCTCGCGTGCGCGCGGCGTGCTAATGACCCGTTGTCCGCTTGGTCCCAGGTGCTGCTGGGCCTGCTGCTCCAGGACCGCGGACACACCCCCCGCCTCCTGGGCTACTGCGGGGACCTGTACGTGACGGAGCGCGTCCCCCACGGGCCCCTGTACGGGCTGCCGCTGCCGTGGCCGCTGGTGTCGTGGGTGCCCGGCGGCGTCCAGCGCTCCATCGACCAGTGGTTCACGCCGTCGTGGCCGCGCAAGGCCAAGATCTCCAtggggctgctggagctggtggaggacctCTTCCACGGCACCTAcggcagcttcctcctctgcgaCGTCGCCGCGCCGCACTTCGGCTACACCGACCGCCACGAGCTGCGCCTCACCCGCGCCCGCACCGTCGTGCCCGAGGAGCGCTTCCGGCGCGCCATGCGGGCGCTGAGGTGCGAGACGGACGCCGACTGCGTGTACGGGGCGGACTGCAGGGCGGCGTGCGACGCGGCCGAGAAGCGGTGCGGGGGGGAGGCGCTGCAGCCCAACCTGGCCAAGGCCTGCGGGGCCCTGAAGGACTACCTGCTGCGAGGGGCCCCGTCGGCcctgagggaggagctggagaggcagcTGTACGCCTGCATGGCCCTGCGGGGCAACGCCGGGCAGATGGACATGGAGCACTCGCTCATCCTCAACAACCTCAAAGCGCTGCTGTGGAGACAGATCTCGCACACCAAGGACTCGTGACGAGGGGGAGCCGAGTGTTAGAGATGCCGCGACGGAGGAGTGGCGAATTGTGCCGAGCAACTCTCACACATTTCAGTAGTTAAACTAAACGATTGCATGCTGTCATCGGTTGTGTTATTTACCATACTGGAATGTTACGGCAGCACTGCTGGATTAACAGATTTTACTGAGCTCAGAGACTAAAGTGCACAAAGCTGATATTTGTCTAGGCAGACGTGACACACTGACCTCCAGATTGATATGTAAAGCTGCTAAAATTACATAATTTCATACAAAGTGTGTTTTATTCAGTTCAGCTCTTAATCAAAATCAGTGATTTAGTCTTTTGATGGGTTTTACTAGAATTCAGCCCCGAACCCACTGCTGTCTAGAATTAACTGTTAACTCAATTGAAACCATGgaatattattttaatgttagtttttaatttttttgatgttacttttacagtaattgttttcACTGAAGCAGGTAAGTCAAAGCTATCTCTGAAGAGGGAACGCGTCACTGAGTGCGATGCAGTTCCTTTTTATAGCAAAGTCAAAAGTACAGAGGAGGAAAGTCCTAGTGGCTTTGGATCCACAATGACATGTCACAGTCTTAGCATAGAAACAAATACAGTTCATGCAAACTAAGAGACTCTGACAATCTGAGAAGAATTGCTGGCTTTTCCATTCAATCATCAGTGTGATCAATAAGATGGATCAGCAGCTTCTGGCAACGCAATGACATTTCTTCACTGTATATCTCACAGACGTTGAACTCTCATCACTGTTAATGCAACACTGAACGTACAAAGTGAACGGATTTGTTTGCTATTTATTGTCACTGCAGCACCTGTAGTCGTCAACTAAGTCACGCTGAAACCATTTGAATGTTTATCACTCGAGGGTGGAGCTGAAGGCTCGCTCGCATTTGAATGCTGTACAAACGCATCGCTGTCCATGGTGTCTGATATTGACTCGTGACGCATGTCAAGCTTATGGTCCATGCCGTTTTGACGATATGAACAATGTTTACTTATTGAAGAAACCAGCATGATTTTGCACAATTAAAGTACGAACCACTACCGTTACTGGCAAACGTGTACAAACCATTTCTACCAGGTCATGATCGCAGTGGATTAAAGATTAATAGAATGAATATTGGTTCTTGGTGTCATTTCCTACAAGCAGACCGAGCCCAAAAACGTTCCAACCAGCCAACAAGCATTTTCCAGACACAATCGTGGCGTTGTAATAAATTTATTTGTCTGTAACGTGTGGTGTTCTTGCAGCGGGGGGCCGCGCCGGGCCCCTAACCGTCCCCTGCTTCTTGTTCCTGCGCTCGTAAGAAACTGGCCTTTTTCTGGGCGACCCGGTTCTTTCTCTGTGCCAGAGATAATTTGGCGCGATTCCACCTGACCGGAAAGAGACAACAGTAGCTTGATTAACATTCTGCACATCGGCAGGGAGAAGTGTTCCCCTTCTCGGCGCCATACTTAAGAGCTGCAGTTATTTCCCTGTGTAAAGTCTGTGCTGAACGTTTATTTCAGCACAAATGCGACTTTAGGAAATACAGAAATTAGGAACCCACCTCTTCTTCCTGATGTCTTTTTTAGGTTTCTTTTCGTGTACGGGGTTTGCTCTGATGGCAGCGTGTGcttttttgtacatttcttCTACCTGgggtcaaaaagaaaaaaagaatgcGTTAAAAATAGACAAGGAACTACAATTTGCCATTTAACAAAGTGCATTCTCATAAGTTCTGCTTCTCTCAGTCCCGTCTTGAAAAGTACAGTAAGCATCAGCCAATGCAAATGAAGGACCAACTACATTTTGCTCAGCGTGCTTTGTCTCATCAtcaagaagcagaggaaaatcAGCAAATACACCATTCATTCATGAATGAGGGTCGAATGTCTTATTTTGTTCTCAGACAAAGAGGCTTAGGTTACTCAGCTTTAATTACAAACAGGtcttaattatttgttttaatcagATGTAAAAGAAAACTGTGCAATATTTCAAATGTCTACTATTAACCCGACTATTAATGAGACATTACTCATGCACAGGAATGTAGTTAGACGTTGAGTAAACACAAACTTAACCTTTGCTGTCACGAATCTATACCGTATGTTCTcattggagaaaaaaaaaattccgtACATGAGGACATGACCCTTTGAAGCAAGTCATTTATGAAGTCTTGAACTGTGACACTTCTCTTACGGTAAATGTAAACCCATGAGTGCTCTCTAGTGGAATAAAGGGGTAAAGGAGAACATCTCGGAATGTGTATTCTGCAATTTCCGATAACCTAATGGCCAACACAGATTCTATCTCCACATCTGCATGTGAAGAAGCTATCAGTAATTTGGTAACAAAGCTATTTCATCACAATACACAGTATGACCATGTGATTAACCCCTTATACAAGTATTTCACTGAAGTCAGTGTCCTGTGTCAGGTTCTGTGCGTGAAGAGCTTCCATCTTACCGTGTCTGGTGTGACTCCGTTCTTGATGAAACGAGAGAACTGCTTCTTGTAGGCATCTTCATCCTCGTCCATCAGATAAGACATGTAATCGGCCACGTTCATGCCCAAGATGTGCTTCCGATGCACCTCGGCGTTGAACTCCTTGCTCTCTGCATCGTAACCAGGGAACCGCTTGAGACTGGAGGCGGAGCAGAAATTGCATCAGACCGCTGACGACACGAGCGTGTGCCTGTATAATGTGACATGACTGAGGAGGGGATCCTGCAAAATGGCTTCATAAGAGAACAGGGGCTGCCCTGCTCTCATACGGACCTGTGTGGAATGGCCAGCCCTCCGTCCACGGCTCCCTTCAGGGCTCCAAACACCTTGTTTCCTGTAGTGGTTCTGGCCAGGCCTGCGTCGAGGTAGCAGGTAAAGGCACCGGGCTGTCCGTCAACGCTCTCTACGTTGAACTCCTCCCCAGTCACCTCCACCTGGCCTTCGTACACTTGGTCCATGCCAAACTTGTGCAGCAGCTAAAGAGAGGTACATAATGTAAGGAAACACATCACAAATGTCCTGCTGGGGTTTCTGATCATTGCTCATCAGTGTGTTTACGCCGTCTTACCCGGCGAGCCAGCAGCAGCCCAGTGCAGTAAGCTGCAGCATAGTTCGTGAGGCCTACAGAAATGCCATATTTGGGCAATTCGTGCGAGTAAGCAGCGCACACAATGTAGTCTCCTTCGATCTTTGCATACGCAATCTGGAGGGAAGAGAATCGAGAGGGTGAGTCAGACCGTTTCCTTCGTGGCCACAGACGTGCAGCCGAGTCCCGTGGGCGCTGACCTGGCAGCAGATGTCCCTGTTGGACAGCCGGACGATCATCCTGTACTTGGGTGTGTTGTACTTGTTCTTGTCCTGAATAACCAGGCGCTTGCGAGCATAGTAATCGGTTTTTCCCTCTGAAAACGACAAACCAATATGGTTGGAGACGCGACTCGAACACATTTGTGGCGATCATTTGCTTGGTTGTGTGGGTTTGTGCAAGGCCTGAAATCACAGGACAAGTTCCTGCAGGCTCAGTTTACAACGTGTACACACAAGCACCAACTACCTCACAAATAAATGGCAAGTGAAGGAACTTGATGAACTCTTCTTGCAATCTTTCAAGCAGTTTAATACTTACATATTAGTTTATGTGCATTTCATATTTTAACATAATCAGTGGGGAACACGAAAGACAAGTCCTCTGATTAACTTTAACTCAGCAGCTGCATGACATGCGTGCATTTACCTCGTCTTCTCCTGAATTTGACCTCATATCTCTTGAAGTAGGCCTTGTTCTTCACCACTTTGACGAAACCCTGAGAAGAGGCGAACAGTCAACATGTTGCTCCGCCAAATCCGACCAACACCCAGAACGACTCTGAGTCAGCTGATCCACGGCTCACACAGCTGACAACCAGTAAAAGTGCTTTAGAGTTATTAAAACCGCCGCTGCGCGTCTGTGTGCGGCCGCGCAGGAGCTCAGCGGAGGTTTCATCAGCCATGAAGCGCCACGCTGGAGGAGAACAGCCCGGCGGACGCGACAACCGAGACCATCCGCCAACATCTGAGCCCCAAAAGCCTGGAAACGCTCACGTGCCAGCGAACGCGCCCTCACGCGCTCACACTATCGGCATTAGCAGTGAATCGACACGACCGACTCACCATTTTTGAGAGGTTTGCTCCTCTTCCCCCTGAGCTAAGATTGACCCGTTAGCGGAAGGCTGCGACTCTGTGGCGGCGCCGCCACAGCGCCCCCTGTCGGAGCGGAGGACGACGCACACCggcaccagcagggggcgccaggGCCCCATTTAACTTCAATACTGGTTTACCCAGGTGATGCTAGGTGGACATGTTAAAAAAGTAGACAGAAGTACAGAAAGAGTAGGAGAGTAAGTCTTATTTTGGTAACCAGATTGTGTCTCAGCAAGACGTCTCCTACATCAGCATGGAGCCTATGGATCTACTGGGTGCTTCCTGCTTTTAACACTTGTTTAAGTATCAGTGTGTCAAACCATTTCTTACTCACTTTGCATCAAGTAAAACATAGGTCAAGGGTCAAAAACTTCAAAGAATTAGAGTTaaattgtttattaataatcGACAAAATCTGCGGTATATGGTtaagatgtacagtacaatataaAAGGTTAATTTAATGGTTACTTAAAGtactttaattaaattatagtaataataattgttattattagccCGGGGAAATATGTTACAGCAATTACAGTAGTAGCTATAATTTCCACCTTCTCTATTTATAGCAAATAGTGAAACCTCAAAAACAGCCGTGACTAATAATCTGACAGCTCCGATGTGACATTCAGTGCGAGTGACAAGTGAACAGTAAAAGTGACACGGCCTCCACGCCGCAGATCCACCTATTCCCACATGCCAGAGTAGCGGCACTGTCGACCCACCCATGCAACTCTGCAGTGATTAATGTCAGCGGCGCTTGTCACGCTGGAGCCGTCTCATCTGACTCAGCTCGCCTGCTAATTCAAAGTAGCTCCAGACCAGTGTTCTGCAGTAAAATACTTGGCCGAGTGTAGTTGAGCAACAGCTGGTGACTACTGGTGACTACAACAGTGACGTGATCAAAGGTTTAGATTTGATATATTTTAATGTGAcagttatgtgtttgtgtgggactGACATCATAGTTTAAAGGTCAGATCAGGGTCAATGTAATTTAGCCTGTTAGAGATATTTGTCTTAAGCCTAAATCATACAATCGCCAGCTGCTGTAGAAACTTTGAAATGATTTGATCAAATAACGACAGAGACCTGTTCTTCTGTGTGTTAACTTTGACTACAGAAAAAGGAACCAGCACCTTCTGCTTTTCTGTTCAAGTCAGATAGATAATATCCTTCACAGTCACTCTTGGTGCAGATGTTCGGGGCGTTTGATAAGAAAAGTCAAAGTCACTCTTGTGGACGGCATTTGAGCGtgttaccttttttttttttttttttggccaagCTCTGTTTCTGCAGAACTGATTTCACAATGGCAGATAGCAGCGGTCCAGTCATCCGTCAGCAGCAGCCGTCAGCACTTCACACTGGGTCACGCTGGGAGTGCAGGGTGTGGTGGGCAGATCGAGGGGTAACACCAGGAAACTCTCGCGCCCCGAGCTGATCTGGAATTCAAATTGTCTCACAAACCTTTATTGCCTCACACCGACGCATCCCGTGCTGGTTTATGCGCCACTGAACCAGGATCTGGAGGTCACCGCTGACTAGTGACAAAGTCACACATCAACAAATGTGTTCACAGGCACGCCACAGATAAGACAGCGCTCGGTCCACCAGCAGCCTCTCCTTCACCCTGGTCATTGCATTCTCTTCTTTTTTAATTGCATAGACCTCATCAATCCAATTATTACAATTCTAATGTCTAAAGGAATAATATTGACAAGCAATTACAAATCTGTAGCCTGAGTTACAAACTGTGGCAAAAACCCAAAGCCCCTGAAACACAATCAACAGCAATGACTCagtaaagctgcagcatttctGAAAACCTGCTTCACTTTAACGCTGAATATATCACTACCGACGCAGATGGTGCCGAGATGAAGTTTCTGCAAACGGGTGTTTCTCCACCCAACATGAGAACAGTGGTGAGTCCACAGATTTCGGACGATTTCGAGAAGCACCATACAAAAGTGATTGAAGCATTCATCACAGGAAACGCAACACGCATGAACATCAGGGTGGTGCAGTTAGTCACCGTTAATGGCGAGCGCCGTTAAGGCCCGTGTGCGGTCATGTCATGTTCCCAGATCAGCGGTCACATGCTCTACAATCATATCAGAggagggaagatggaggagctcagtgtgtgaaggagcCCAGCGTCGCTTACTAGGAGTGAAGCCataaaaagctgctgtaaaGCTACTGTGGAGCTTTAGTGCTTTAAAAGAAAGGAGAGGAATTTTGAAattcctgatttttttttcgaatgcagaaaaactaatgTAGGAAAAATGTCACTTCACTTGTTAATTCCAGACGGAAGAGTAAGGAGTTCGACACATGAACTACAGGCTTGTTTAGACTGAGcccgttgacctttgacctttcaaaCGGCCCCAACTGTTCACAGAGAGACAATGACCAGGAAGCACCGAGCAGGTCCCTTCACATGCCCACACCAACGTCCCAGACGACATCCTTCGCATTTTAGGGGGAAATTTACAACCAGAAACGGGGCGGTGGCAAACAAGGGGAGCTGCTGATCCTGGTGATGGATGAGGGAGGTGATTTGTGGACAGTTCGCTCCATAAATCTAgttggtttcttttcagcatcaCTAGTTTTCACACTCTTTTGTATATTCAGAGGATCTTCGGGTAAATCAGAGTAAGTCCAGACAGGTCCATGATTAATATAAatcaatgtacagtaacacacgctCCAGGGCGGAAGTGAAGTAAGTGAGAAAGACGTGAAAGAAGAACTGTCCTGAGGTCAGCGGCGAGTAAATCATTAACGGGGCTCACGCTCCGGCTCCTATCTGGAGGCTGCAGTCGGGGCCGGAGCGCTCGGTGAGACTCGGCCGGCCGCTGCCAGGaggcggagagggaggaaaaggacTGAAATCAGATTGTAACTGCAGAGGGGGAAAACAAGGCCGGGTGGGTTCGATGAGGGGGGGTCACGCTGCGGTCGGAGCTCTGGAGCCAGAGGAACCTGTGAGGGGATGAGATAGCGTGATGTGGTTTTCGCTGCGATGCCGGAGTGGAGGTGACAAGCTCAACTCTCAGGTGCCTGGAACCGAACCGAGGCGAAAACAAGGGAAAGTCAGTTTAGCCACAGCGCTGACATCAATCTGTTACAGGGGACATTGAACAAAATCAGTTTTGGTGATTGCGTTGGGGTTCGGGAGCGCTCCGACTGTTCGCTTCCGCGCAAATCTGAGAGAGCGACGTGCACGTTGCTTTCGCTTGGAGTCAGAATAGTACACGGTGCACGTTAGCAGAACCGGACTGAGGCGGAACATCCAGCCGTGCACCCTGCTCCACTTcagcattcacacacatgcGGTGTGAAAGCTGCCGCCTTCAGGTATATTTAA contains:
- the dipk1aa gene encoding divergent protein kinase domain 1A isoform X1: MAKGLIPRAWVKKSFYFQARISFVRVKYLFLTWLAVLVGSWVLYVQYSVYSELCRGHECKNAICDKYRRGIIDGSACSSLCDKETLYMGRCLSTLPNNQVYTGSWGDRDGIVRCNLGEVVHYELGEEPEPRRETPAFDKPTRGTSVEKFREMVLNHLKSKLGEQANLGGFVSQVLSVADGNRDGQVSLPEARSTWALLQMDEVTEGTGLHARRPGLACARRANDPLSAWSQVLLGLLLQDRGHTPRLLGYCGDLYVTERVPHGPLYGLPLPWPLVSWVPGGVQRSIDQWFTPSWPRKAKISMGLLELVEDLFHGTYGSFLLCDVAAPHFGYTDRHELRLTRARTVVPEERFRRAMRALRCETDADCVYGADCRAACDAAEKRCGGEALQPNLAKACGALKDYLLRGAPSALREELERQLYACMALRGNAGQMDMEHSLILNNLKALLWRQISHTKDS
- the dipk1aa gene encoding divergent protein kinase domain 1A isoform X2, which gives rise to MAKGLIPRAWVKKSFYFQARISFVRVKYLFLTWLAVLVGSWVLYVQYSVYSELCRGHECKNAICDKYRRGIIDGSACSSLCDKETLYMGRCLSTLPNNQVYTGSWGDRDGIVRCNLGEVVHYELGEEPEPRRETPAFDKPTRGTSVEKFREMVLNHLKSKLGEQANLGGFVSQVLSVADGNRDGQVSLPEARSTWALLQMDEVLLGLLLQDRGHTPRLLGYCGDLYVTERVPHGPLYGLPLPWPLVSWVPGGVQRSIDQWFTPSWPRKAKISMGLLELVEDLFHGTYGSFLLCDVAAPHFGYTDRHELRLTRARTVVPEERFRRAMRALRCETDADCVYGADCRAACDAAEKRCGGEALQPNLAKACGALKDYLLRGAPSALREELERQLYACMALRGNAGQMDMEHSLILNNLKALLWRQISHTKDS
- the rpl5a gene encoding 60S ribosomal protein L5a, with translation MGFVKVVKNKAYFKRYEVKFRRRREGKTDYYARKRLVIQDKNKYNTPKYRMIVRLSNRDICCQIAYAKIEGDYIVCAAYSHELPKYGISVGLTNYAAAYCTGLLLARRLLHKFGMDQVYEGQVEVTGEEFNVESVDGQPGAFTCYLDAGLARTTTGNKVFGALKGAVDGGLAIPHSLKRFPGYDAESKEFNAEVHRKHILGMNVADYMSYLMDEDEDAYKKQFSRFIKNGVTPDTVEEMYKKAHAAIRANPVHEKKPKKDIRKKRWNRAKLSLAQRKNRVAQKKASFLRAQEQEAGDG